From the genome of Pukyongia salina, one region includes:
- the mdh gene encoding malate dehydrogenase — protein sequence MKVTVVGAGAVGASCAEYIAIKDFASEVVLLDIKEGYAEGKAMDLMQTASLNGFDTKITGTTNDYSKTANSDICVITSGIPRKPGMTREELIGINAGIVKTVSASLIEHSPNTIMIVVSNPMDTMTYLVHKTTSLPKNRIIGMGGALDSARFKYRLAEALGAPISDVDGMVIGGHSDKGMVPLTRLATRNSVPVSKFISEERLTQVMEDTKVGGATLTKLLGTSAWYAPGAAVSGLVQAIACDLKKMYPCSTLLEGEYGLNDLCIGVPVILGRNGIEEIVEIELTQAEKDHMTESAEGVSKTNALLEL from the coding sequence ATGAAAGTAACTGTAGTTGGAGCAGGTGCAGTAGGTGCAAGTTGTGCCGAATATATTGCGATCAAAGACTTTGCAAGTGAAGTTGTTTTACTCGATATCAAGGAAGGATACGCCGAAGGAAAGGCGATGGACCTGATGCAGACTGCCTCTCTTAATGGATTCGATACTAAGATAACAGGAACCACGAACGACTATTCGAAAACTGCAAATAGCGATATTTGCGTGATCACTAGTGGTATACCCAGGAAGCCGGGAATGACTCGCGAAGAACTCATCGGGATCAATGCCGGGATCGTAAAAACAGTATCGGCCAGCCTTATCGAACACTCTCCAAATACAATCATGATCGTGGTAAGTAACCCTATGGATACTATGACCTACCTGGTACATAAAACAACCAGTTTACCAAAGAACCGAATCATAGGGATGGGTGGAGCACTGGATAGCGCACGTTTCAAATATCGTCTTGCAGAAGCTTTAGGAGCTCCTATTAGCGATGTTGACGGTATGGTGATTGGTGGCCATAGCGATAAAGGAATGGTGCCGCTAACGCGTCTGGCAACCCGAAATAGTGTGCCTGTTTCAAAATTTATTTCTGAAGAAAGATTGACCCAGGTAATGGAAGATACCAAGGTTGGGGGTGCGACGCTAACCAAACTTCTAGGTACATCAGCGTGGTACGCGCCAGGTGCTGCAGTTTCCGGCCTGGTTCAGGCAATCGCTTGCGACCTGAAGAAAATGTATCCTTGTTCAACGCTTCTTGAGGGTGAATACGGGCTGAATGATCTGTGTATTGGTGTACCGGTTATTTTGGGTAGAAATGGTATTGAAGAAATCGTTGAGATTGAATTAACCCAGGCGGAAAAGGATCATATGACAGAAAGTGCCGAAGGTGTTAGCAAGACAAACGCCTTGCTCGAATTGTAA